A window from Schistocerca gregaria isolate iqSchGreg1 chromosome 8, iqSchGreg1.2, whole genome shotgun sequence encodes these proteins:
- the LOC126283954 gene encoding macrophage migration inhibitory factor homolog translates to MPHLSLQTNVPKSKVSQDFLKETTKVIANTLSKPDSYCVVSVEADLPMAWGGSTDPCGVATLMSIGQLGTEANKKHSAAISSHLEKHLGIPKNRLYINFIDAKPADVGHDGTTFHAIFGGK, encoded by the exons ATGCCGCACCTCAGTTTACAAACTAACGTTCCTAAAAGCAAGGTATCACAAGACTTCTTGAAAGAAACTACTAAAGTTATTGCCAACACACTTTCAAAACCGGACAGC TATTGCGTCGTGTCAGTGGAAGCTGATTTGCCGATGGCCTGGGGAGGTTCAACTGACCCTTGTGGAGTTGCCACATTAATGAGCATCGGTCAGCTCGGAACAGAAGCAAATAAAAAGCATTCAGCTGCAATATCCAGCCATTTAGAAAAACATCTTGGTATCCCAAAAAACAG GTTGTACATAAATTTCATAGATGCAAAACCTGCTGACGTTGGTCATGATGGAACTACATTCCATGCCATATTTGGTGGCAAGTGA